The following DNA comes from Diceros bicornis minor isolate mBicDic1 chromosome 7, mDicBic1.mat.cur, whole genome shotgun sequence.
CGTAGTTTTATTTTAACAGTATGTGTATAGCCATTTAGCAAAATCCACATGAACTCTAATATCCTTACATCAGAACTAGTCAAGAAGGCTTTAATGGTGTCACACTCTATATAAAAAAAGTAGCCCTCGGGAGAGggtatttggaaaaaaatgaagtggATTTAAATTACaaccaaataataaaaataaaaatattctacttAGTATCAATAAGAACAAGCTGTGTAGCCAAAACTAGAAATAGCCAATTAGGTGTCAGTTGTAAATGAGCCTCTTCTACAGGAACTAACATCATAAACCCAAAGTTTGCTCTTTTTGTCTGTGCCAAACAGGTAAACAGACGTAAATCTCAATGGGAGAAGGAAACCAAACCTCTGTGGCTGAGTTTATCTTCCTTGGCCTTTTCCAGGACTTGCAGACCCAGATCCTGCTATTTGTGCTTTTCCTCGTCATTTATCTCTTGACTGTGCTTGGAAACTTGCTCATCATCATTCTCATCTTCCTGGATTCTCGACTTCACACGCCCATGTACTTTTTCCTTATAAACCTCTCTTTCACAGATCTCTGTTTCTCTACTACCATTGTCCCTCAACTGTTGGTCCACTTCCTGGCAAAGAGGAAAACTATTTCCTTTTTTGGGTGTATGACACAGATTATTGTCTTCCTTCTGGTTGGGAGCACAGAATGTGCACTGCTGGCAGTGATGTCCTATGACCGGTatgtggctgtctgcaagccccTGCACTACTCCACCATCATGACCCAACAGGTGTGTCTCCAGTTGGCCATAGGATCCTGGGTCACTGGGGCATTAGCGTCTCTGGTGGATACCACCTTTACTTTCCAACTTCCCTATCGAGAACAGAACATTATCAATCACTTCTTTTGTGAACCTCCTGCCCTCCTGAAGCTGGCTTCTGCAGACACCTACAGCACAGAAATGGCCATCTTTGCAATGGGTGTGGTCATCCTCTTAGCTCCTGTCTCCCTGATCCTTGTCTCCTACTGGAATATCATCTCCACTGTGACCCAGATGCAGTCTGGGGAGGGGAAGCTTAAGGctttctccacctgtggctcccaTCTCATTGTTGTTGTCCTCTTCTACGGATCAGGAATATTCACTTACATGCGGCCAAACTCCAAGACTACAAAAGAGAGGGATAAGATGATATCTGTGTTCTATACGGTGGTGACTCCAATGTTGAATCCCATAATTTATAGCCTGAGAAACAAGGATGTCAAAGGAGCTCTTAGGAaactagctggaagaaagcccTTTTCTCACAGACAGTGATCTCTGGGTCTGAATTTTAGAGCTATAGTAACATTCTTAAAAGAGGAGCAGAATTTCAGTAGGCAGTTATGAATTAGGTCATTTCAGGAAGAAATAGGAAAGTTAAAGATATGTTCTAGAAACTGAATATTCCACTCTAATCTATAacatagagaagaaataaaaagatgaaaagttaGGTTATATCCTGATTATGAAAAGTGTCAAGTGCTATTTTGAAGAAGGTTGAGGTTAAATTAGGTAACATggacatgttttatttatttattgttttgtgtgtgtgaggaagatcagccctgagctaacatcgtgctaatcttcctctttttcctgaggaaaactggctctgagctaacatctattgccaatcctcctccttttgttttgtccccaaagcccaagtagatagttgttatgtcgtagttgcacatccttctagttgctgtatgtgggacgcggcctcagcatggccagagaagtggtgcatcggtgcatacctgggatccgaagccgggcagccagtagcagagcgtgcgcgcttaaccgctaagccacgggcccggccctggACATGTTTTAAGTATGATCACAATTACATCTAGGAGGTTTGAACTGGATTGTCCTGAAATAAAGTCTACTATGAGCTGCATGCATGATTCTAACATCAAAGATATTTCAAGTTTGGATGTCCCAGTCATACAAACCTAGGAATACGTTCTGATTAAAACAATCAACATATCTGGAAGAGTATTTAATACTGGGATCATTTGTGGCCCAGAGCGTTTCAGCTTGTAAAAAGGTACCAGAGGCAATAATACTTCCTAGTTCATTATATTCTCTCCTGAAAGCTCCAGAAAAAGTTTCTTATATCATCACTCCAGATTTCATATAAGCATAGACTATCAGAGTAAAAAAGGAATTCAACAATCATCTAATCCAACCACGTGTCTGAGGCTTAAACCATCCCATAATATTTCTATTGAGTAATTGTCCAGCATTTGCCTAAACAAGAATGAAATAGCTTCCTACTCTCTGGTACTGTTCTCTTTCATACGTAGATAGGTTTTACTGTTAGAAAAATGTTCCTCAGAGTAAGTCAAAATCAATTTTTCTGTATCTTGAAGCCACTTTCCCTAGTTTTACTCCTAGAACAGTTTTCATTATCTTTCTATGCCATAACTCACTGAAGTCAGTTTCTATATTTGCCCAAATACAATTCTCACAGTGAACTACCCACTTGTTCCCTTAAAATTCCTTTATCTAACATGCTTTGGTACCCTGTATTCATCCTGGTCATCCTCCTTTGAATGAACATGATTTACCCAATGAATCTCTCTtcagaaagcaaaagagaaattagaattttagaaactgGAGTTTACCAATCCAAGGCTGACCCCTCCATGGGCTTAGGTGCCTGTAAGCCACACCTCACTGCAATTCAACTTCTCTAGAACAGTCGATGCCAGAGTCTACTTCAGGTTCTCATAAATCCTTAGTCCAAATAAACTGGCTGACAGCGATTTCCTTCTTTTACCCAAACTTTCAATTAATCACATGTTTAAAGGGGATTCCATGGTAACCATTCTACAGTTACCATGAACGTGGGTCCAGGAAGAACACACCTCAGATTGACTCTGCAGTAGAAGACATCCCCAGTGAAGAGATGTCTACTAGctacatttcttatttctttcatcCATGCATCCATGTGTTCATTTTAAAACAACTTACTGAACtcctatttcattttatcttatcCAACTCTAGGTGTAACCAATACACCCAGAGCAATGACTGACGCATAATGTGtttaatacacatttttccaCTTGTCATTATCCATTTAAAATTACTGGAGCTGCATTACAATAGACAAACTCTAATCTGGGGTGTGAGGATCAGAGAAAAACCGTCATTCAAACAACATGTGCTAGTTGTGCTGATATAGACAAGGACAGAAAATTAATAGTTGAAGTTGGTGACCTGGCTGACAGTGATGATCAGCACAAGAACTCTTTCAGTAAAGGGtgtaaaaataagagaatggagacaGAAAGTGTAGGCACTGATTTGGAGAAGTTTCACCACGaggaataaggaagaaataaggTGTGGCTGGGAAAGTGGGATTGtgagctttttatatttttattttattttagatttctaGGTCACTACTCTCCCCTTTTCCTTAAAGACTTTAATCCCTGGCTCCCTGCCACTCTCCTCAACACACTGCTCCTGTTATAGATTttggttattttaattttcatatagaatgaaatattcaaatattctaCATTCTCACACTTTCTTCCTCCTCATTCCTCCAATGATCTCTGCCATTCACTCCCGTGGTAATATCTTAAATATTGCCATTACAGGTAATGGCATCCCCACTGTCCAAATTCTGAACCACAGAATCCAGAGCAAAATCAAATGGTTGCTGTTTTAAGACACCAGGTTTTGAGACATTTTGTTATACAGTAATGGATAACTGAACCCCTGCGAGAACCATGCAACCATTCGCTCCATCAAAATAGATGCCAGCAGGGCTTTTTCACATTACCAGTAAAAAGCTGCCTGCTTGAAACTATTACCTCTCATGctatggagggagaggggaaataAAGGGCCACAAAGcttctaaagaaaaaatatttagtacACACACCCAAAAATCATAAAGATGATGTATTGACCAGGGTTCCTAAGCTCAAGTAATAGAAACTGAGTACGTATGATATAAGTTAAAAGGGAAAAGACAGAAATAATGGTAATTCTGGTCCTGCAGCCAGAATCACAGGCCACAATCATAGCAGTGTGATGAGGACATCACTGCCATTCAGCACTAGATGGTGCAATTCACACTGCCCTCACCATCAGCACTGGCCCTGCTGCTGGAGCTGCTGAGTCTGGAAATTGGGATGTTGCTGCTTCCTCTGCTactgacagaaaaagagaaaaagaaattgtctgcaaacaccacctcagtcagatgatcaaggttaacatcaccagtgacaagtcatgttgatagtatgtaccttTGACATGATGTGAGGAAAATGGCACTCTATCTCTGTGAACTTCCTCCCCGACACCTAGgatcccagtctaatcatgagaaaaatgtcaAATTCCAATAAACAGGCATCCCACAAAATACTTGACTAGTACTCcttaaaact
Coding sequences within:
- the LOC131408813 gene encoding olfactory receptor 2D3; translated protein: MGEGNQTSVAEFIFLGLFQDLQTQILLFVLFLVIYLLTVLGNLLIIILIFLDSRLHTPMYFFLINLSFTDLCFSTTIVPQLLVHFLAKRKTISFFGCMTQIIVFLLVGSTECALLAVMSYDRYVAVCKPLHYSTIMTQQVCLQLAIGSWVTGALASLVDTTFTFQLPYREQNIINHFFCEPPALLKLASADTYSTEMAIFAMGVVILLAPVSLILVSYWNIISTVTQMQSGEGKLKAFSTCGSHLIVVVLFYGSGIFTYMRPNSKTTKERDKMISVFYTVVTPMLNPIIYSLRNKDVKGALRKLAGRKPFSHRQ